The Mastacembelus armatus chromosome 14, fMasArm1.2, whole genome shotgun sequence genomic interval TCCATTTCTTTCTATCAGATTTAGATATCCAGTACAGAGCTGAGCTGGACCGTGATCCAGAGGTGGACAAGGTTAAGGTGGTCACACAGTGCTTCAGCACAATAGAAGCTTCATCCAATGTTGCTGACATTCACAAGATGACAAATGGCGAAACTGCATCTTTCTGGCAGTCAGATGGTAGTGCACGCTCCCATTGGATCAGGTAATTTATGTCATGTATTTGATCCTTCAAGGTTTTGAAGGATCAGGAGGTTTTGGTTCCTAAGTATATGATCAATTTTAAAGTAGAAACTCATGTAAACTcatgtcttttctgtttcctaGGTTGAAAATGAAACCAGATGTTGTTCTGAGACGTCTGGCTATTGCTGTGGCTTCTAATGATCACAGCTACATGCCTCAGCTGGTCTCCGTTGCTGTGGGCAGGAATCGCCGTTCCTTGCAGGAGATCAGAGATATTCGCATCCCCAGCAATGTCACCGGCTATGTAGCTCTCTTGGAGAATGCCAACATCACACACCCCTGTGAGACACcacctgtcagtctgtctgtttaGCTGAGTGTTTATTTATCTTGGCCAAGTGTGTTCTTCCACATGTAGAGAAATTGTTACCACTATGGTGTTAACAGAGCTGTTTGTCAGCTACAGAGGAATTTTGCTGGATTCATAGTTAAGTGGTTAAGTACCTCCCTTTTGAATCTACATTCAAGCTTCCGTGAACTTACTATTGAAAGGATCCAATCCAGCGACCGATTTGAGTGAATGAGGATAACATCAAGTGAGAAACCACTGAGCCAGGCAGCTGTGAGCAAGAGCAATCAACTGGCTTTTAGCATAGGTTTAAATGATGGTTGTAAATTTGGCTATGCTTTTTTGAAATCAGACTTTGGGTTTGCTGTGCTAACCTATAGTCTGAGTCATTCACAGCACTTTGTTGTGGATGATTTAGGAGATCAcaatgaacaaattaaaattcattattAGTAGAAATGATTTGTCTTATTGATGACTGTTGATTATGTCATTCTCCGAAGGTGAGGGAAATGATTGTGGCATTTTTGTATGGTGTATTCCATCAGTCTGGTAACCACATTATCTCCTCACCAAACCCCAGATGTCCAGATCAACATTAAGCGGTGCCTGAGCGATGGATGTGACACACGGATCCATGGCTTGAAGACGCTGGGCTATCAGATTACCAAGAGTAAAGAAGTGTCTGTTTCAGATGCTTCAGCCATCTGGTACCTGTCTCTCCTCACCTCCTTGGTCACTGCCTCCATGGAGACAAACCATGCACTGGCTCATACGGTCCTTCAGAGCACACAGTAAGAAGCTGTATTCATGCTTTGGATGCAAAATAAGGAGTGAAACAATGTAAGCAAGCATTAGGATGTTTCTGTTATTGCAGTCAGTTCAACTGCAGTGATTTGTTCACACAGTGCTTTGGTTCTAaggcttgtttttgtgttgtttttcaagAAAAGCCTTACGGCACATGCCACCATTGTCCCTGACACCGTCGTCCACAGAGTTCCCCAAGTTCTTCTCTTTGAACATCCTGGAGGAAGTGGATGGATTTCTGCTCAGGATAGCAGAGTAATGACCTGCAGGGATTacatcactgtcacactgaGCTCATAATGCTGAGCTCTTAAACACCACAGTGAAAACAGGCTAAACTCAAAGTACTGACTGTCTAGTGTGATGACAAAATAATACCATTCCCTTTGTTCTGAGAACTTATTCAGTCGTGATCAGGGTCAGTGTGACGGAAATGATCTCAGCAAAGTGTTGGTTATCATCAAATTATTATGGTATTGCAGactgtatttatctgtttttgcaGAAGTTTTTTGCAGTTAATGCATTTTACACTGTTGATAACCTGTGTACATAATATTTGGTCCAAATGTAGTAATCATTTTGTTGATAGTCTGTATTTTAAAAGCAGTtggctgctgctctgtcagAACCACAGAACTTGATTACATATTTCTCCTCTTAAATCACATTcattgaaatcatttttttttcattaatcacCATTGCCTTGGGAATTAGTGATTTATTTACCTTTGCTTCTTCTTATTCCCCTTTAATTCTACTGGGGAATAAGTAGTGAAGAAAACACCAAGCTGTAGGTTTTTAAATCCAGATCAGATTGATAACTCAGGTCCTGTTTACTCTTCAGATTCACTAAATTAATGTCATAAATATTAATGGAGAGCAATTTATAAGATAAGAAGATATCTGTAGTCACAGTTTTAATTCAAAAAGATGCTTTCTTAAAGCTATTTCAATGTAAGTGTCAGGACAAAATCCACAGCCCTTGTTCTGTGCATAGATATGTTATAAAATTCAACTGAAGCTAATATGACTTTAACAGTCTGAGGGAAATAAATAATACTTTGTGACCAGTGCAGACAGGAGGGTTACAGTGCCCAGTTATGCTTTTAACACATGGTCATGATAGAGAACAGTGTGCTAAGATTGAGctgaaaaatgtaaactgaACCATTAAAATGTGAGGGTACATTAGGACACCAAAGACTCAACTAACTGCACCCCAAAACTAACTTGTGTTgcttttttgctcttttgtaGCTGCTGTGTGAGTCCTGATGCAGAATTGACCCTCTTGGCCTTTGCTCTGGCCAGAGGCAGCGTGGCAAAAGTGCTCCAGGCCCTATCATGCATCAGCGATCACTTAGAAACCAAGTACAAGGCTTCCGTCCTTATCGTGTCTATGGCCTCTGTTAGGCTGCGACTGCTCTATCGCAATGGTAAGGTGATCAAACCTGGTTTAATCTTATTCACACAAGGACACTTGAAATCATAGGTCTTGGAGTGAAAGTGCTTAGCCAAAAAGGATGAGATGCATTAGTGGAAACCTGTTAATTCTGGTACAAAGCTGCTGTTCTGTGTGGTGATCATTACCTCTCAGTTTAAGAGTGAAACTAACCTGCAGAGAGAGTGAACAAAtactttaaacaaaaacataattccCATTCCAAACACTCTCATAATGATTTATGCTGCATTGCAGGGAAGCCCCTCCAGCTGCACCTACAGGCCTGTGATGTAAAGAGTAAAGAGGAGAAGTCAGGGCCAGAGAACATGCTCACAGAATCTTCCACAGGAGATGGTAAAACTGAAACCAAAAACAACACCTATTAACTCAGGTGAGGTACACTTTGAACATGGCTTTAAGTATAACTGAGTGTATTGGTTCCTCTGCAGGATTTCTGACAGAAAGTGGCAGGAAGAAAGCCAGTGTGATCCTGTCGACAGAAGACCAGAGCAACTTCCAGGTCACTCAGATGAAGATCAAAGTGAGTTTGATTCAACATTTCTTTGATTTCTTTGAGATTTTGTGATAACTGGGACAGTGATATAGGATTACTTAATACTTGCTGTCTGGTTTGTGCAATAAGGTGCGAAAAGGAGCTATTGGAGCAAAATGCGGCTTGGTATTTGCATACAAAGAGGAAGACCCTTTCGATGCAGAGAAACATTTCAAGAGGTTCAAAAAGTATGATGCATGGAACTACAAGGACTACAAAGAGTTTATACAAGACAAGTAAGGACAATAGCTCTGAATttcagtttgtgtctttgtgtttatgaTCTAATATGTGTTGCCAATTTATAAGTTGTCTTCTCTAATGGATGCCTGGTTGTCTTCTCTAAGAATTTCTCTGCTATGATTAGTAAACAAGTAACAAGTAAGACTATATGTGGCTCAGTATGTTATGTCCAGTACAAATGTAGCACTTAAAAGAACTATGCAATCAACTAAGATAGTAGAAAGTATAGCCAATTTTTATGGATGCCCCACtttttaatggtttatgtgAATGGCTGACATGCTGTGCTGTcacctgacctgcagtgtgaagATTCCAGCACAGTCTGAGGATGAGCCAATTGGCTGGTTTGAGCTTGAGGATGACTGGAACGATGTGGAGATCAAGCTGCAGCAGTGTCGTGTTGCAAAGGTACATGATACATCCAGTTAAAGCTAAGACACAACTTTACTTTATCACTTAAACCTCCAAATTTTACATTTGACTACTGCACGAACATAATTGCTAAACATGACAGTGCCCAGCTGtcttattaattttttaaaatccttttttaaaaacctgaaaacataCATGTGGGAGCAGTTCTTAAAGATTTCGTGTGTAATAAGAGTCAGTGTGCTCAGGCCTTAGGACTGCAGACAGGGTATGCAAAGTCTTGAGAGACAAGCTAACATGttagttttgtcttttcatgagatttcattacaataaaaaaaatactgaatatcTTCAGCCTTACTTCAGccactctgttcactgtttttcatttgcgTTAATTATAAAGCCACCACATGTCTTTATGTTTCCTTGTCTTCCCAGTTCTTGATGGTGAAATTCCTCTGCACCAGACAGGAGTCTGCTGAGCGCCTTGGTGTGCAGTCCCTCAGCTTCAGTGGCTACCTGTGCCCTGGAGCGGAGAGACTAGGAGACCTGGATGACCTCAGTCCAGAGGGAGAGAGCTTGGACCGTGATGCTGTCACTGGCCTTTGTCTACTCAACAAGACACTCTTCTTCATTCAACAGCTTACACGAGACATGGTAACCAGTGATCACTGCTTGAAGGTACTACAGTATGTaccatatttaaatatgaataatgtGAGTAATGCATAGTATATTGgtaattaatgttattttggTAAGCTGGGTGCCACCATGGTGCATCTTCTGATTCATTTCACGAGaccaaaaaaatacaaacaaaaaacacacctttcaaaatgtttctttgttttttctttacttgttttcttttggtttcATTATATAAATCAGTTCATTGATGCCCACTTGTGACCATTAGTAGACACTGCATCATCTTCTTTACAGTACTGCTGAACTGTTTCATATGAATGGGTGCATGAAGTGATGTCTCCTGTTTTATTGTTGAAGACTGTCAGACAGTTTCCTGTCTATCAATTTCTGCAGGATGCCTCTCACTTCAAGCAGAAGTATCTTCTGGACTTCAGTGGTCTCAGCCTCCAACTCTTCTGGAACTTCTACAGTAAACTCAGGGAGATGTGAGTAATAGAACTCTCACTCCTATTTTTTTGTGTCCACATGCTTACTATAAGAAGACTTATTATTTTTGATAAGGTTTGTCAGGTCTCACCTGTGATCTTTTTCTCAGTGAGGGAGAGGAGGTGTTGAAGAGCAGAGTTCTGCTGCTCCAGTTGATGCAGAACTGTTTCCCCATGCTCCCCAACCCAATGGAGTCCCGGGGCGCAGAGGACAGCGGAGGACCAGATCAGGGaaccacagcagctgcagtttcatCCACTTCCAGCAGTGAAGAGCCTTTGAATGATTCTGTTAGGGCTGTGTGGGAACTCTACACTCATCTCTGCCATAGTAAGAACCTGTCTTTTCACAGATTTCATACATCTGGTGTTAGAAACTGTATTTGGCTAGAAAATATTCTGTAGAGATTGCTTGGGCAGTATTAGTTAATCATTTGTGAAGGTCCGTGTAGTGATAAtatttttgatgtttgtgtttcagttgtggATGGTCCAGAGGGTGAGGCCTTAGTGGAAAAAATGTTGCACAAGGAAGCAGTCAAAGCTATTCTTAAtggagctgctgttttcttccCCGATAAACACGTCAGACGGGACAAACTCTTCCATATGATGGtaggtttatattaaaaaaaaaaaaaaaagatataaaaatctaataataataataattcagaTTATAACATAAGAATTATTCATTCACAGAAGAATATTACAGAAGAGGAACAGCCGGAGTCAGTAAAGGTGACATTTGAATCACTTTGTAATTACTTCAGGTAAGCATGCTGGAGATTTCTAACCTTGTcattctttttaaaacacactgtcagATCATGGTTGGTCAgtatctgctgtgttttctttatgcAGTGACCAGGATCCAAGTGGCCTCCTCCTGCTTCCACCTAAAGGTGCTCCCTCAGATTTTGACATCAGCCCTATATTATCAGTCATGGAGACACTGCTACTGGTGGCAACAAGAGAGGTGAGATCTCTGTCATACACACAGCACCTCAGCTATTCTATACTGTTTACCTGCACCATGTCTTTATGTAAAATCATGTAAAATCTTTctaatctatttttaaaaaaatgtccctCTCTGTTCTGTCATCACTCAGTGTGAAGTTATGATGGCTGATGAAAGTGGTGGAGCCAGCAGGACGGTGTTGCTGGCTTTGTTCTGGGCTCTGCAGGGTAGTCTGCTTTCCTGGTGCTACCTGCAGCTCAAAGAAGGACAGTGCCTAATGAGCTCAGCTTCCACAGCTGTAGCTATGGAGCTGGCCAGAGACATCCTGCTGAAATGTGAGTTACAGTGTTTAGTTGTTGACACAAATGGCCTTCCTGAAGGTTCCTGTTTTCAGAGTTAGCATTTGTAATTGGGTTGTCTGCCAATCAGATAAATGAGTCACATAGTATGACAGTCATACAGAAAGTATTGGAAAATGGTTCATTTCAACCTGATGTCTCAATAGATGTGGATCAGTTCTTGGGAAGCATAAGGACTACCTTTGGTTCGCTGCTGGAGAGATACACCAGTGCTGAAATTACAGACAAACTAGGCAGTTCCATGTTAGCCACAGTCTTCAGACAACTGGTAATACACTCTTATCTCTTGATTTTTTTCAATTGACTTCCAGCACAGTTATAAGGTTGACTGTGCTGATTAAGAGAAATATTTGTTTGGGTCCTGGTAGATGATTTTCCTCGTAGAACTGTGCCCTTTGGACATTCCTCACAGCGCGCTGCTGAAGAGCTTCTCCTCTGTGGTCGAGCTACTCAAAAGCCTGTCCAGTGATACCGGAGACATCTTTTCTAAGGTCAGTCCAGTTTGGCCTTAGTGTAACAGAATTTATACAGCATCCTATTCTACTCCATGAGTTTGAGCATAGCAGTACAAATGCAGACAGTAGCAATGCCATGCTATTAAAATCTTACATCATTACAGGTCCTGCATTAAAAAGTAGTAAAGTAAAGAGTAGTATTGTAGTAGTACTGTTAGTAACATACACATACTGGATTATTGTGCTTTAATCTGTAAATAGCAATTTCTTGTTGGTGGTAGAAATAGACATAATTTGAACTATTCTATATCCTGTTGGGTATTATTGTTAACTCTAGCTGATATGTATGTGTAGACTGATATATAACCTACACTAAAATTTCCCTGAGTTGTAATGTAGAAGTATAAAGTAGTGTAAAATGGAAACCCTCATAAAAATGACCAtaaaggtacaatgtgtaaaatttagAGGGATCTGTTAGCAATAgtatatagtattcataaatatgttgtctgAGTGTGTAACAGCCGTAAAATACCAcctgctgcattttcttaatcccAGAATGAGtgtttaaatctacataggaaGCAGGTCTTCTTTCACGCAGGGAGCCATTTTGCACCACcctgtttctacagtagcccacaATCGAAAAACCAAACATTGGCTCTAGACAGTGAATTGTGTCACCATCGTATCCTGCCTTGTGCCTGGAAATGGGTGATGGAGTGTGAAGGGTGCCACTgtgttcacattttacacattgaatCTTTAAAAATTGTACCGTGTTTTCCGGGTTATAAGTCAGTTATAGCAAAAACAGCTTtggtaaagagaaaaaaacatatataagttgcttcagtgtataagtctcatttctaattatactaattatagtctgaATTTGCCTATGTAGAACGTAGGTTAGACTGAACAACAAGTAGAAGTGCATTACGAAatttattcatctgtgtcaagtaacattaaacaactgcaccaatgTCCATGTGGGGGGAGATGAAACACTGCAAGcctttcagctgcagattttattacctgcagcCTGAAATCTGCAAtacagctctttcttttgggcaacattttcacttgtgttacattagtgtgaacataaacataCTTTTTTGGCAGTAGAGTATTATCTTCACTTTATTGgagagtgccatctaacactagtgactactcgaccaaattactgtaaatatacacatataagtcacttcactgtataagtcacaggacaagccaaGGGAGtaaagtgcaacttatagtctggaaaatacattACTCCATTGCTAGGTATAAGAAACATTAATTGCAGATCATTCAATCTGTAGGTGGATCAGGAGAGCTGGCACCAGCCCCAGCAGCCTGTGGTGCTGAGGACTTGGAACATGGAGTCCCCTCACAACTATGAGAACAGTCGTCATGAAACCAGCATATTTGCCTGCCCTGGTGCGACCTCCTTTGAGGTGGAGTTTGATGAACGTTGTGAGACGGAGAAGAGGTGACCtatgtaaaatattcaaatgtttttcttgttttttaatcCATCATAATGACTTTTCTTATCTATCTTCTGTTCCCTTGATATTGTCAGATATGACTACCTAGAATTCACAGACTCCAGAGGTGGGAAGGTCCGCTATGATATGAAAGTTGGAACTGAGAAGTGGCCAAAGGTAGGATATGGGAAGTCACTGAAAGGGATGAAATGAAACACTGGAGGTCTTTCATGCTTTCACTTATATCTGTTGTTTCTCTTTACCCCTTCAGAAAGTGACATTTGATGCTGGACCTCAGCTCCAGTTCCTCTTCCACTCAGATAGCAGTAATAATGAGTGGGGTTACAAGTTCAGTGTGACAGCTCTGGGTCTGCCAGACATCACCATTTCTTGGATGTCGGACTTACAGTTGCTGGTGGCCCGCCTGATGGGTCGTCTTGCATCTAGAACTCTGGCGCTAAAATCCCCTCACGGTAAAACTGTTTTCCGCAACATTTATGAAACAAAGGTTTTAGAGCAACACTGCTGGACCACAGTCAGAACACTTTATATGTTCTTTTATATTTTGAGCTTTCTTGAACAGATATTTCcaaaattaactttatttggCAGTCATTCAATTAAGACTGCTTCATAAAAGTATTTTACTTGACCCttgatgaaaagggaaaatgtttgtgtctgtgtttctgtctattACAGAGGTACGGAAAGTAAAGGAGCTTCTGTCAGGGAAAATGTCCCATGTTCAGTCTTCTTCTTTATGGAAACTCATCCTACGACATGGGTTGTGTGAAACAAGGGAGACCAGCAGGACTAAAACATCCTCAGACCAGGTATGGTGATGCCTGCTAAATTCAGTAGAATTACTTTTCAAAGAATTACATTATCACAGTGCCTAATGAGCTCAGCTGGCTGATGTTGCTCTGATACAATGttgtcctttctgtgtggtaGATAAATTCATGGTCACTTGATGACTTAATGAGCTTCCTAGAGGACTTTGCTCGTTGGAACCCCTTGCAAGACCCGACAGACAGTAGAACAGAGCTCATGAGGACTCTCATGCAGTCCTGCAGAAAACAGCCGATGAGGAACGAGATAGCTGCCGGGTCAAAGACAGATCAAGCTGTGAATGCCATTTGGGCAGCCATGGTATACCACACACCAGCCCTCAACCATGCCCTGAAGACCTACGGTAATACTTGGCTATAATCAGTGGTCACAGAGCAAAGGCTGTTTGGTTTATTCAGtttcttgctgtgttttgtcGTGGTAATTCTGCATGGTTGAATGACGTGATTGACTCCTTCCTAccgttttgtgtgtttatgagcaGTTAATCAGGACTGCAAGTCAGGTCTAAATGAAGAGTTTGTGCAGGTGTATTCACTGGCAGACAGCATCAGAACATGGATGGTGAGCTACAACAATCACAAGTCTTGTGATTATCTGCTGCTGAATTTGTATATAACCAGGTGATTATTcggatgtgtttttttttttttcatcagttgGAGATGAAGCAGAGATACCTTGTTAGCAAAATGAATCTTCCTGATGAGAAGGAAGAGATTCCTGATGAAGTTACTATGGACACACTAGGTGAGAATTTCAAAGTCAAATCCCACTTCTTTTTTCACCAACTGTATTATTTCACAAATATTATTTTgctcatttctgttattttctttctgtgcagcTGAGATGTGTATTGAGAAGAGCCTCTTGCTGTTCAGATTTGCCCCTTGTGGAGTAACTTGCCAGGATAGTGACTCATTCAAAGTTGCAGAGGGAAGCAGTGCTGTGCTCCTCCGCTCCAGTTCGATCTCTGAAGGGGACTTCCAGGACAGCTCCTCTACAGGATCTCTGAATGCAGGGTCTGAAGAGAGCAGTGAGGCCAGGGGAGGACAGAGCAAGTCCTCTGGTGCTCAAGTCCAAAGCACATCATCTTGTGGGCATAGCAGGCGAGTCCACCGAGACTCTACTGAGAGCGTCTCATCGCAGCCAGGGGAGCCAGCCTCGCCCTCTGCCTTCCCCCGTAAAGCCCCATTCAGTCGGGCACACCTACGCCTCCTGTCATGTCGATCCATAGAGGAGCCCCGCATGATCCCCTCTGTTAAGGATTGCTACCCAATACTCAAACACATCCTAAACTTTATAAGGGACCAGGCTCTCACAACACAAAGGTTACTACTTCAAGTTTTCTATTtaccatttttcatttctgtaattTGTGACATACAAGGTTAAGTAATCAGATTTTTCTTGGTGTAGCATTGTGCAGACCCTTTCCCTGAACAAAGCCCAGGCTTTGAGTGTGTGCATGGTCCTGGAGATGGTTCAGCAGTGCTTACATTCCCTAGGAAAGCCGCACCTCTTTCAAGCCCCCTGCATCCTGTTCCTACAGGAGCTACTAGCATGTCAGAAAGACTTCACCAGGTACTGCTACAACACTTGGCCTTATATGGTTTACAATAATACAATAGCTCTACACTACAAATTTATGAttcaatatttgtatttatagaATAACCCTATAGATTGGGCCTTAAAAGCTAAAAATAGGTTGCTGTGACCTCTACTTTTTATAATTTACAGAGGTAAAATGCATACTGACCAGTATTAATATGCCAAATGTCAGAGACATGCAAATAGGTGGTATACATTTTGCCTGTGAAGTAGCATTTTGCCCTTGCTTTGCAGTTATTTTTCCCAGTTGTCAGACAGCGGGCAGAAACTTGGAGAGGAGGTGAGGCGTTCTTATCATCAGCTGGTGCTCATGCTGGTGGAGGCAGTACAAGGCTTCAACAGCCTTAATGAGAAGTAAGCTCTGAATCCTTGTAACCAAATGTGTTCACTCACAACTAGatttacagaaattaaaaagtgaTTACAGCATTGATCAATGTAattccaaatgtgtgtgtgcattttggaGTAATGTGACCCTCATCACTGCTCTCCAGAGCCCTGCTACCAGCCCTGTCATGTGTGCAGACCTGCCTGTTGCACCTTCTGGACATGAGCTGGGAGGCACATGACCTTGCTCTCTTCTTGAATATCAAGCTTCCTGATCTCCTGCTTAGCATGTCCCAGGAAAACATCAGTGTTCATGATATTGCCATCAGGTAATATCAGACCCATCTCAGAAAATAAGGCAACACACAGTATTAATGAATGGCTTTTCCTGTTTCTGATATTGCTAAGGCTAGCAAAAGACACGATTTACATTTTTGCAAGGTGTTAAATAGTGGTCCAGCCGGGTATGTTGCAGAGATAACCAGTTCCTtctgtggtttatttttcatcttcagtCAATGGACAGAGGAAGATGAAATTGCAGACTACAAAAAGAACCAAGAGTGGATGGATGAGTGTATGGACGGGATGTTTGAGAAGTGGTATGACAAAATTGATGAAGAGGACTCCATGGAGGACAGGAGAAAGGTATTGTAGATCAGAGTGCCATCATTAGCAAACAAGGAAACTGTCTTTTGTCAGATCTGTTTGGGGAAACAAATGGCACAGATGAGCAGGGATCTGTGCAAAAAGTTGCTGGGTTGGAAGGTTTGATGGTAATACTATGACAATAATTTACCTGGTCGTTTCCACAGATGCACATGTTCATTGCACGCTATTGTGACCTGCTCAATGTCGTCATCTCCTGTGACGGCTGTGAGAGGATGGCACCCTGGCACCGCTACCGATGTCTGCAGTGCATGGACATGGATCTCTGCAAGACCTGTTTCCTCAGTGAGCTTAGATACCACACTGCACTACTCATACACTCATACAGATGCGTCCATAAGGCCAGGGTTTAGACAGACAGGGCAACTCAGTGATTAGCAGGTGGGTAAGAGCTCTGGAGGAAATCTTAAGTGTGGGTGTATATGTGTTTAACCAGGTGGTGCCAAGCCTGAAGGCCATGAGGATGACCATGAGATGGTAAACATGGAATATGCCTGTGACCATTGCCAGGGGCTTATTGTTGGTAGCAGGATCAACTGCAACGTGTGTGAAGACTTTGACCTGTGCTTTGGTTGCTACAATGCGAAGAAGTATCCTGACAGGTGAAAGATTTTAACTTCTTATAAATCTTATTCTgctaaaatagatttttttcttttttgcagtggTTGCCCTCGTTGTTAATgcagttattttttaaaatataaatctcCAGCCATCTGCCCACCCATCGGATCACAGTGTACCCAATGGTGACCATACGAATCAGCGACCGTCACCGCTTGATCCAGCCCTACATTCACAACTACTCctggctgctgtttgctgctttaGCCCTGTATACATCAGAACTGAGCAGCGAGAAGCAGATGGAGGGAGAGTCTTTGGACAGCAACACCTTGAGCCAGGCCTCAGCCCTGCAGACACACTGCTCCCAACTCATCACTGATTGCTTGCTCAAGGGGCAGACTGGCAAAGGTACATTCAAACcagaattttgttttttaaggatAGTCCACCATTTTGGACAATATCTCTTTCTGGCTAAAAGTTAGATAACAAGACGCCCTCTATCTGTGTGGTAAATTTGAAGATAGAGCTGGGAGGCAGTTATGCTTAGCACG includes:
- the zzef1 gene encoding zinc finger ZZ-type and EF-hand domain-containing protein 1 isoform X4 translates to MGNTESGCGGGSGDEEDIETENPGFAEDSPASAATGGGGGSASGRSGRGSNNLPVPTGGPPSPAVLLEQVKLREAAARISDSGVAIQESVLAGNEGVLVRWLEDRLNRGEESVNVEQFCEMLESRDAPRDQCEEAFGQFDAEGDGVVDVESMLIALKNSNGANLQGELSHVIRQLQACSLTPGFVDIFSKTKDRLGAHASKILKFLHRNRIPSSAIPFPILEGYNSICTMRSSVVQDFLEFLLQKEKDLDIQYRAELDRDPEVDKVKVVTQCFSTIEASSNVADIHKMTNGETASFWQSDGSARSHWIRLKMKPDVVLRRLAIAVASNDHSYMPQLVSVAVGRNRRSLQEIRDIRIPSNVTGYVALLENANITHPYVQINIKRCLSDGCDTRIHGLKTLGYQITKSKEVSVSDASAIWYLSLLTSLVTASMETNHALAHTVLQSTQKALRHMPPLSLTPSSTEFPKFFSLNILEEVDGFLLRIADCCVSPDAELTLLAFALARGSVAKVLQALSCISDHLETKYKASVLIVSMASVRLRLLYRNGKPLQLHLQACDVKSKEEKSGPENMLTESSTGDGFLTESGRKKASVILSTEDQSNFQVTQMKIKVRKGAIGAKCGLVFAYKEEDPFDAEKHFKRFKKYDAWNYKDYKEFIQDNVKIPAQSEDEPIGWFELEDDWNDVEIKLQQCRVAKFLMVKFLCTRQESAERLGVQSLSFSGYLCPGAERLGDLDDLSPEGESLDRDAVTGLCLLNKTLFFIQQLTRDMDASHFKQKYLLDFSGLSLQLFWNFYSKLREIEGEEVLKSRVLLLQLMQNCFPMLPNPMESRGAEDSGGPDQGTTAAAVSSTSSSEEPLNDSVRAVWELYTHLCHIVDGPEGEALVEKMLHKEAVKAILNGAAVFFPDKHVRRDKLFHMMKNITEEEQPESVKVTFESLCNYFSDQDPSGLLLLPPKGAPSDFDISPILSVMETLLLVATRECEVMMADESGGASRTVLLALFWALQGSLLSWCYLQLKEGQCLMSSASTAVAMELARDILLKYVDQFLGSIRTTFGSLLERYTSAEITDKLGSSMLATVFRQLMIFLVELCPLDIPHSALLKSFSSVVELLKSLSSDTGDIFSKVDQESWHQPQQPVVLRTWNMESPHNYENSRHETSIFACPGATSFEVEFDERCETEKRYDYLEFTDSRGGKVRYDMKVGTEKWPKKVTFDAGPQLQFLFHSDSSNNEWGYKFSVTALGLPDITISWMSDLQLLVARLMGRLASRTLALKSPHEVRKVKELLSGKMSHVQSSSLWKLILRHGLCETRETSRTKTSSDQINSWSLDDLMSFLEDFARWNPLQDPTDSRTELMRTLMQSCRKQPMRNEIAAGSKTDQAVNAIWAAMVYHTPALNHALKTYVNQDCKSGLNEEFVQVYSLADSIRTWMLEMKQRYLVSKMNLPDEKEEIPDEVTMDTLAEMCIEKSLLLFRFAPCGVTCQDSDSFKVAEGSSAVLLRSSSISEGDFQDSSSTGSLNAGSEESSEARGGQSKSSGAQVQSTSSCGHSRRVHRDSTESVSSQPGEPASPSAFPRKAPFSRAHLRLLSCRSIEEPRMIPSVKDCYPILKHILNFIRDQALTTQSIVQTLSLNKAQALSVCMVLEMVQQCLHSLGKPHLFQAPCILFLQELLACQKDFTSYFSQLSDSGQKLGEEVRRSYHQLVLMLVEAVQGFNSLNEKALLPALSCVQTCLLHLLDMSWEAHDLALFLNIKLPDLLLSMSQENISVHDIAISQWTEEDEIADYKKNQEWMDECMDGMFEKWYDKIDEEDSMEDRRKMHMFIARYCDLLNVVISCDGCERMAPWHRYRCLQCMDMDLCKTCFLSGAKPEGHEDDHEMVNMEYACDHCQGLIVGSRINCNVCEDFDLCFGCYNAKKYPDSHLPTHRITVYPMVTIRISDRHRLIQPYIHNYSWLLFAALALYTSELSSEKQMEGESLDSNTLSQASALQTHCSQLITDCLLKGQTGKGLRSSALLALLSSNESTSDSELCPVSPESSQELSTATDTSSLPGSTAAICSPSSPRDKYKPAVKEKKAKEEDTLPFAPPEVSSPPSTGEGEKRKLVPQDTLDSPSLSQTPSVSSEDPLSPVVRQSGLVTVNSPASDAAKDTDERLPQVPLQEHVFSECSRERILGLLAAMLPPAKPGSTLSLPSLSSILPQLFRAVISNAGSLNETYHLTLGLLGQLLLRIPPMEADAAVTEAMADKYELLTQGEAASSDIQGWRTTQLLFSLGAVCLDSRIGLDWACTVADILHSLNARPEWRAVIATFTDHCIQQLPQTLKRTNLFTLLVLVGFPEVLCVGTQTVFIDNANEQHNMILLKHFTEKNHAAVVDVKTRKRKTVKDYQLIQSQDSTTANLPGQLEGQDSPDPLLSRYLSNFISIISHLLDASHDNGSPDAVEASWVLSLALKGLYNTLKKHGVEQAQEAIQQTGLTQLLVKKCSKGTGFSKLWLLRDLEILSIMLYSSKREIHSMAQDPERDQREQDKEHDSDHSSCCADDTDVSRPDPLEGLDEETKICFQITHDALNAPLPILRAMYELQMKRTDSFFLEVQKRFDGEEIKTDETIRTLAQKWQPIKRPHSEERNTKAVDTDMIVVSCVSKPSYCEKATEEINTVAQKLITNSESDLQLSYAKQRRTKSSALLHKELDVRSTRAVRQYLVKVNQAIATLYARHVLASLLADWPEEAALSEEALELSGASHMAYILDMLMQLEERPLWEKILQRVLKGCSESMLCSLSLTGCQFMEEPGMAVQVIESKHPYDNNTNFEDKVHIPGAIYLSIKFDSRCYTEEGCDELIMSSSSDFLQDVHNFSGSPQKWSDFEIPGDTLYYRFMSDMSNTEWGYKFTVTGGHRGRFQTGFEILKQMLADEQVLSQLPLPDIWEWQVGVACRQTGNQRLKAIHLLLRLLQCQSQTACELTLLRPLWQLFMSMENCLSQDPTSITVLLPLHRALTELFFIAETRAMAQGVLQEYLLAMTTDEQLLNHTLMALKNIAAISLAISYPNKSTKLLNMSS